A genomic stretch from candidate division KSB1 bacterium includes:
- a CDS encoding NDP-hexose 4-ketoreductase, protein MFERLTDRARKVMALANQEAQRSNHEYIGTEHILLGLVKEGSGVGANVLKNLDIDLRKVRLEVEKLVKSGPDMVTMGKLPQTPRAKKVIEYAIEEARNLNHNYVGTEHLLLGLLREHDGVAAQVLMNLALKLEEVREAVLNLLCAGVESDR, encoded by the coding sequence ATGTTTGAACGCCTAACAGATAGAGCTAGAAAAGTAATGGCCTTGGCTAACCAGGAAGCTCAGCGCTCCAACCATGAATACATTGGTACCGAACATATTTTGCTAGGCCTGGTCAAAGAAGGCTCAGGCGTAGGCGCCAACGTATTAAAGAATTTAGATATAGATCTACGCAAGGTTCGCCTCGAGGTAGAAAAGCTAGTCAAATCTGGCCCGGATATGGTCACCATGGGCAAGCTCCCACAAACCCCACGGGCGAAAAAGGTCATTGAGTACGCAATCGAAGAAGCTCGCAATCTCAACCATAATTACGTAGGAACCGAGCATCTGTTGCTGGGATTGCTACGCGAGCACGATGGAGTGGCTGCACAAGTGCTTATGAACCTCGCGCTCAAGCTCGAAGAAGTGCGTGAGGCAGTGCTAAACCTTCTTTGCGCTGGGGTGGAGAGTGATAGA